In Triticum aestivum cultivar Chinese Spring chromosome 5B, IWGSC CS RefSeq v2.1, whole genome shotgun sequence, the following proteins share a genomic window:
- the LOC123114758 gene encoding acetyl-CoA acetyltransferase, cytosolic 1, producing MLGQIEPFVSDHMNETLNPKASSALPLQVFIIGACDEKEKLILLFFYSGDVDCGWSRCNLNNTQPSTVRGAQYNSEGGAVEYSSPPPFSVSVSCSLSPISTPLGVVLVHSAAARSRSELGFGAAMGSDLRDVCVVGVARTPMGSFLGGLSSLPAMKLGSIAIEAALKRANVDPSLVQEVFFGNVLSANLGQAPARQAALGAGIPNTVVCTTVNKVCASGMKATMFAAQSIQLGINDIVVAGGMESMSNAPKYIAEARKGSRFGHDSLVDGMLKDGLWDVYGDCAMGVCAELCADNHALTREDQDAYAIQSNERGIAARDSGAFAWEIVPIEVPVGRGKPAVLVDKDESLDKFDAAKLKKLRPAFKENAGTVTAGNASSISDGAAALVLVSGKKAQELGLQVLARIKGFADAAQAPELFTTTPALAIPKALTNAGLESSRIDFYEINEAFSAVALANQKLLGIPSEKINVHGGAVSLGHPLGCSGARILVTLLGVLREKSGKIGVAGVCNGGGGASALVMELA from the exons ATGCTCGGGCAGATAGAGCCATTTGTTAGTGACCATATGAATGAAACCCTCAACCCCAAGGCCTCCAGCGCCTTACCCCTCCAGGTGTTTATCATCGGTGCATGTGACG aaaaagaaaaactcatcCTTCTCTTCTTTTACAGCGGCGATGTCGACTGCGGATGGTCGAGATGCAATCTAAACAACACCCAACCATCAACGGTCCGAGGAGCCCAATATAACAGCGAAGGCGGGGCAGTCGAGTACTCCAGTCCACCTCCGTTCTCTGTTTCAGTGTCTTGTTCCCTCTCCCCGATCTCGACTCCTCTAGGGGTCGTCCTCGTGCACTCCGCCGCCGCCAGATCGAG GTCGGAGCTGGGCTTTGGAGCAGCCATGGGTTCAGACCTCAGAG ATGTATGTGTTGTTGGGGTTGCACGCACCCCTATGGGTAGTTTCCTTGGTGGCTTGTCTTCCTTGCCTGCTATGAAACTTGGCTCTATAGCAATTGAAG CTGCTCTGAAAAGGGCAAATGTCGATCCATCCCTTGTGCAGGAGGTCTTCTTTGGCAATGTCTTGAGTGCTAACTTGGGGCAAGCCCCTGCAAGACAAGCTGCTTTAGGTGCAGGAATACCAAATACGGTTGTTTGCACCACAGTCAACAAAGTTTGCGCTTCTGGCATGAAAG CGACCATGTTTGCTGCACAATCAATTCAACTGGGAATCAATGACATTGTTGTGGCAGGTGGGATGGAAAGCATGTCTAATGCTCCGAAATACATCGCTGAAGCTAG AAAAGGATCTCGCTTCGGACACGACAGCCTCGTTGATGGCATGCTTAAGGATGGCCTTTGGGATGTATACGGCGATTGTGCCATGGGAGTCTGTGCTGAGCTTTGTGCTGACAATCATGCCCTGACGAGGGAAGACCAG GATGCATATGCTATTCAAAGTAATGAGCGTGGAATTGCTGCTCGTGACAGTGGTGCTTTTGCATGGGAGATTGTTCCG ATTGAAGTTCCTGTTGGTAGAGGGAAACCTGCAGTACTTGTTGACAAAGATGAGAGCCTAGACAAG TTTGACGCAGCCAAGCTGAAGAAGTTACGACCAGCATTCAAGGAGAATGCTGGTACTGTTACTGCTGGAAATGCTTCTAGTATAAG TGATGGTGCTGCAGCATTAGTATTGGTGAGTGGGAAGAAGGCTCAAGAACTTGGATTGCAAGTCCTTGCAAGGATTAAGGGATTTGCCGATGCAGCCCAA GCTCCTGAACTATTTACCACTACCCCAGCACTTGCCATACCGAAGGCTCTCACAAATGCTGGCCTAGAGTCCTCTCGTATTGATTTTTATGAAATCAATGAAGCCTTTTCG GCTGTTGCACTTGCAAATCAAAAGCTTCTCGGAATTCCTTCA GAAAAGATAAATGTACATGGAGGAGCTGTATCTTTAGGACACCCACTTGGGTGCAGTGGTGCTCGCATTTTGGTCACCCTTCTCGGT GTTCTTAGGGAGAAGAGTGGCAAGATCGGAGTTGCTGGTGTCTGCAACGGCGGTGGCGGTGCATCTGCGCTCGTTATGGAGCTGGCGTAA